Within the candidate division KSB1 bacterium genome, the region TCCGGCGTCGTCAACCTCTTCGATGCCCGCATTCTGCTCTTTCCCGTCCACTCCATGCGCGGGCCGGTCTGGGTCAGCACCATGGGGCGCCTGCGCGAAGCAGGGTTCCAGAACGTGCCGGACGGCGAACCCGCCGAAGGCGCCTGCCGGACGACCTTCGCGCATTCCGGCAAACTCAACCTGGGCTGGTTGATGCTGAACGCAGAGCAGCAGCAGGTAAGTATCACTGCGCCCCAAGATTGGCAAAAGGAACAGTGGCAGGCCGTCCAGAATCATATTGTCCTCGTCCCCGAATCCCTCTTCTCGCCCATCGTCAACAGCAACCTGGAAGTGCGCACCTCGGTCAGCATTAACCCGCAAACCGGCGCCGCCGCCGAGGGGGAGCTCTACACCTACGAAGCCATCCCGCGCGCCACCTTCCTCACCGCCGAAGTCGTCCTGGACGATTTCAGCCATGATAAACAGGACAAGCGGCCTCAATTCCCAATTCAGAAAACCGCTCAAAACAGTGACCTTCCTGGCGGAGCGTGGCAGGGGCCGCTGGACGTGGTGCGCGCCGGCCTGAAGATGATGGAATACCTGGGCGTGGGCGGCATGGGCACGCGCGGCTTCGGGCGCATCCAGATTGTCGGTAAGCCGGCTGCGAAAAAACAAGACGATATCTTCAAGAGCCTGAATTGCAAGGAGGGGCAGGATGAACCCGCAAA harbors:
- the cmr4 gene encoding type III-B CRISPR module RAMP protein Cmr4: MTSERYAFQRYLLMTLDPVHPGAGGYRLGRVDLSIAREPGTRLPKIPGSSLHGAARAYAAYLYGTPEAAGQSQEKIDNPAQNPICYTFGYLKGKAMSSGVVNLFDARILLFPVHSMRGPVWVSTMGRLREAGFQNVPDGEPAEGACRTTFAHSGKLNLGWLMLNAEQQQVSITAPQDWQKEQWQAVQNHIVLVPESLFSPIVNSNLEVRTSVSINPQTGAAAEGELYTYEAIPRATFLTAEVVLDDFSHDKQDKRPQFPIQKTAQNSDLPGGAWQGPLDVVRAGLKMMEYLGVGGMGTRGFGRIQIVGKPAAKKQDDIFKSLNCKEGQDEPAK